The following proteins are encoded in a genomic region of Gimesia algae:
- a CDS encoding ABC transporter substrate-binding protein, producing MRTLRDLLLILSVLIGFCLTVDLNFVVAQNDAKKNSKPDAAKNESKDSASEEVEILPKLEEMQIPTVEQLLKKPPVDWIVLENDTVLIVEPIYPRPDTLGQLDLALKESYNWPKPKSKEEIEEQKKMRAEMNFVRITLINDKENPEYRIQRKSIKQVIHHEDQIINRIDLLLKEKDLKTAFELLLILDRKHRDWPGFEQRQNQLLLLEAKDKQNSQQYLNALAYVQDLHSRDPEFPGLSNLAGEIIDVMISQSVQEKAYRKAHYYLKRLESMFPRQETVSKWKTAFLNESNSLLKAAEQAASQKHYQEAIQVVSTAVVVWPANPKLRESLLKYQKRFPMINVGVLETALEETPYFLGCEATRRHQALTQIPLFEVTKVDQTPYYHSRFLEQWEPTDLGRRADFILRQSYSSWESHPTMIAADITKYLRGKLTPGTAEYNERFDSYVRSVSSTGPFTFSIYFDRVPLQIEWLLSDPVNSPPLWQNISTISESAQSPTGNAVLVSSRFVVDHQQDGIVSYSRAVPQPSDVRDFSVAQINEIPYPSFEKSFQGLLLGEVTVLPFLPAKLVSFFKDSKDFNVVQSAIPLTHVLQFNPESKPMQVVELRRALAYAIDRQKILSETLLHESRLLNGRLITAPYYTGLQVYNQQVPQREYSFPLAVALAVASQKKLGGQFPTLRMLCDSNPEAQAAAQEMIKAWSQIGLKVVLIPNTAEEAKKENLQWDIVYRTVAMTEPVMELWPFLTVGKGAQIESLEILPDWMRLSLIELDEATDWESATALIKKLQQQLYSMAHIIPLWEIDQFHVFRKNIKGYADRPLNFYDNVEQWIPEPYYPDVEAFTQK from the coding sequence ATGAGAACACTTCGCGATTTACTTCTTATCCTGTCAGTATTAATCGGTTTTTGTCTCACCGTGGATTTAAATTTTGTCGTCGCTCAAAACGACGCCAAGAAGAATTCCAAACCGGACGCCGCAAAAAATGAATCGAAAGACTCAGCCAGTGAGGAAGTGGAAATCCTGCCTAAACTGGAAGAGATGCAGATCCCGACCGTTGAACAACTGCTTAAGAAACCTCCCGTTGACTGGATTGTGCTGGAAAATGATACAGTGCTGATAGTCGAACCAATCTATCCCCGCCCTGATACCCTGGGACAGCTCGACCTTGCCCTCAAAGAAAGCTACAACTGGCCGAAGCCTAAAAGCAAAGAGGAAATCGAAGAACAGAAAAAAATGCGGGCGGAGATGAATTTTGTTCGGATCACCCTGATCAATGATAAAGAAAACCCGGAATATCGAATTCAGCGAAAAAGTATCAAGCAGGTCATCCACCATGAAGACCAGATCATCAACAGGATTGACCTGTTACTCAAAGAGAAAGACCTGAAAACCGCGTTCGAGCTCCTGCTGATTCTCGACCGGAAACATCGAGACTGGCCGGGCTTTGAGCAAAGGCAGAACCAGCTGTTGCTGCTGGAAGCGAAGGACAAGCAAAATTCTCAGCAGTATCTCAATGCCCTGGCTTACGTCCAGGATCTTCACAGCCGCGATCCTGAATTTCCCGGGTTAAGCAATCTCGCTGGTGAAATCATCGATGTGATGATCTCACAATCGGTTCAGGAAAAAGCATACCGCAAGGCTCACTACTATTTGAAACGTCTCGAATCGATGTTTCCCCGCCAGGAAACAGTGAGTAAATGGAAAACCGCTTTTCTGAATGAGTCAAATTCCCTTCTGAAAGCTGCGGAACAGGCCGCCAGCCAGAAACATTACCAGGAGGCAATTCAGGTAGTTTCTACCGCAGTTGTCGTCTGGCCGGCCAATCCGAAACTTCGTGAATCACTGCTGAAATACCAGAAACGTTTTCCGATGATCAACGTAGGCGTACTGGAAACAGCCTTGGAAGAAACGCCATATTTTCTCGGATGTGAAGCAACCCGCCGCCATCAAGCCTTAACGCAGATCCCGTTATTTGAAGTGACGAAAGTCGATCAGACCCCCTATTATCACAGCCGCTTCTTAGAACAATGGGAACCCACCGATCTGGGACGCCGTGCTGACTTTATCTTAAGACAGTCTTATTCCTCCTGGGAATCGCATCCCACCATGATCGCGGCAGATATTACGAAGTACCTGAGAGGTAAACTTACACCGGGCACCGCGGAATACAATGAACGATTTGACAGCTATGTCCGTTCCGTCTCATCGACGGGCCCATTTACATTCAGTATCTATTTTGATCGTGTCCCTCTGCAGATCGAATGGTTGCTTTCAGATCCGGTGAATTCCCCCCCACTCTGGCAGAATATCTCTACGATATCAGAGTCGGCTCAATCACCAACCGGGAATGCAGTCCTCGTCTCCAGCCGCTTTGTTGTCGATCACCAGCAGGACGGTATTGTCAGTTATAGCCGGGCAGTTCCCCAACCATCCGATGTACGAGATTTTAGTGTCGCCCAGATCAATGAGATTCCCTATCCCAGTTTCGAGAAATCATTTCAGGGATTACTGCTGGGAGAAGTCACAGTACTGCCTTTCCTACCGGCTAAGCTGGTCTCGTTCTTCAAGGATAGCAAAGATTTCAATGTTGTCCAAAGCGCAATCCCTCTTACTCACGTACTGCAGTTCAATCCTGAAAGCAAACCGATGCAGGTCGTCGAGCTCAGACGTGCTCTGGCATACGCAATCGATCGACAAAAGATTTTATCCGAGACCCTGTTACACGAATCCAGACTGCTGAACGGCCGCCTGATTACCGCCCCGTACTACACAGGCCTGCAAGTTTATAATCAGCAAGTTCCTCAACGTGAATACAGCTTCCCGCTCGCGGTCGCTCTGGCTGTGGCTTCACAAAAAAAACTGGGGGGTCAGTTTCCCACGCTGCGAATGCTGTGTGACTCCAATCCGGAAGCACAGGCAGCAGCACAGGAAATGATAAAAGCCTGGTCACAAATCGGTCTGAAAGTCGTGCTGATCCCCAATACTGCTGAAGAAGCAAAAAAAGAGAATCTGCAATGGGATATCGTCTACCGCACGGTCGCGATGACCGAACCAGTGATGGAACTCTGGCCGTTCCTGACGGTGGGCAAAGGCGCACAAATCGAATCTCTGGAAATTCTCCCGGACTGGATGCGACTGTCGTTAATTGAACTCGATGAAGCCACAGACTGGGAATCGGCAACAGCCCTCATCAAAAAACTGCAACAACAGCTCTACTCGATGGCACATATCATCCCACTATGGGAGATCGATCAGTTTCATGTCTTTCGCAAAAACATTAAAGGTTATGCGGATCGTCCTTTAAATTTCTATGACAACGTAGAGCAATGGATACCAGAACCCTACTACCCTGATGTGGAAGCGTTTACTCAAAAATAG
- the csrA gene encoding carbon storage regulator CsrA — protein MLVLSRKKDEKIIIGDSITLMVIEIKNDKVRLGIEAPKDVTVHREEVYAAIKAQSEHDSTNCETP, from the coding sequence ATGCTTGTCCTCAGCCGAAAAAAAGATGAAAAGATCATTATTGGAGATTCCATCACTTTAATGGTGATTGAAATCAAAAACGATAAAGTGCGACTTGGTATTGAAGCACCAAAAGATGTGACCGTGCACCGGGAAGAAGTCTACGCCGCGATTAAAGCACAGAGCGAGCACGACAGCACCAACTGCGAAACACCGTAA
- a CDS encoding outer membrane protein assembly factor BamB family protein: MASLEISFLSGKHQIIELSKQQPVSIGSHASNDLQIDGENVASMQCRISWNKKNFEVLAATSDGIEINGTMSGRSLLKDGDLIRIGEADILFVDEVDLLDLSAPLPDVSDEDNIESSMYDLKPVSQDELELVLQNPLQPKEEVVASQKKQPPKEKKPKKKKASKSTKSSKQAEPPEDENEEILDVDDLDLASAAELLVDDEPDSAGQPAATFLSRSSEHATDEESESGSDRSKQQSPLSLKDRVRRRTSRNAVRPGERQVVKSPFVLSLAGGSLLLVLVALTFWFIIGRDTAKRHFDAAVQEMEAGKYSQAIQLFEHFLENYSKSDYADEARIMLSESLVEKEISGSTPAWNAGLEATNQFIKKHRDDSDFKALYPTLVDYGKRIALGAVKTASRTKERDLLTVSGNAEKILTRYSPPDTPPTETLAKIKAGYEKAEAEILRKEVFDVAVNQIEESIKQKNTLEALKQRRHLLDRYTYYKDDRKMMTVLKQILELEKSLVQSSNEAVPAVTEDYPEPFPQAVTLSLHTRSRSNEVSDGRNVFALANGSCFGIDSITGDPIWRRPTGLDAPFAPLTVAGSEPSLLLYDSRQNELLCVTQKIGKLVWRQPMPSRPTGKPLVHQGQIVISCSGGELLNLDLLKGDIISQLKFAQPLVGAPGLVSGEQAVAVAGFEAVIYLVSLRPFECQKVASLGHRPGTIQIPILSMGKLLLVCENDRADSAILHVLDGNGQNATLNELENVRIKGQVHSVPVLRGKQMFFPTVPERITAFTVTDEEGKRKLTEIASSQLQDPLSCQIYLSAGSGGQLWMCSSALRKFTLQNTGIKLDKKKIAEGLGSQPMQLIGNNLYLARRLLSSNSVIFTIANRDEMSSSWKSILGTDIVATYPYGAGDQQGLVCITSDGDIFRLRENDFDAAESPFKEKSSTQLKLPDSLAAPLQSSQLTDGKIAVYCGAPEPTLWILNQFGQLEQTIDLKLPLDAPPVLIGDGIALPFRKKISVFRKGRGLDSVLEHVLPDDVDASVSWKQLIPSAKDQCIAITSAGQIFTLQYRTSPVRHLAVLSVTDKKQPIDFKAGVGKDLLAVTDASGLLQLLDLKTGHPKARLQLDMPATSDLWLIDQFLFVQSKQNLICYNIKQGLEKIWNLELPNTSLAGPPVIIKNQLLLSLQNGKVQSVDLQTGKVSTELMAPLPAIGSVVNLENFLLIPTVDGSLYRIDQALQQKGQASL, translated from the coding sequence ATGGCAAGTTTAGAAATCTCATTCCTGTCTGGAAAACATCAGATCATCGAGCTGTCAAAACAACAGCCCGTCTCGATCGGCAGTCATGCATCCAATGATTTACAGATTGACGGTGAGAATGTTGCTTCGATGCAGTGTCGGATCAGCTGGAACAAAAAAAACTTTGAAGTTCTCGCCGCGACCAGTGATGGCATCGAAATCAATGGAACCATGTCCGGTCGATCGCTGTTAAAGGATGGCGATCTGATCCGGATTGGAGAGGCGGACATTCTGTTTGTCGATGAAGTCGATCTGCTTGATCTCAGCGCACCACTGCCTGATGTTTCAGATGAAGATAATATCGAAAGCTCCATGTACGATCTGAAACCGGTCAGCCAGGATGAACTGGAACTGGTCTTACAGAATCCGCTCCAACCCAAAGAAGAAGTTGTAGCATCTCAGAAAAAGCAGCCCCCGAAAGAGAAGAAACCCAAAAAAAAGAAAGCTTCAAAATCAACAAAGTCTTCCAAACAGGCTGAGCCCCCTGAGGACGAGAATGAAGAAATCTTGGATGTTGACGATCTGGACCTGGCTTCCGCTGCGGAGTTACTGGTTGATGACGAACCTGATTCCGCTGGCCAACCTGCCGCAACGTTTCTCTCTCGTTCCAGCGAACACGCCACAGATGAAGAATCAGAATCGGGGAGTGATCGCTCGAAACAACAGAGCCCGCTTTCACTGAAAGACCGGGTCCGTCGACGTACCTCCCGGAATGCAGTTCGACCGGGGGAACGCCAGGTTGTCAAATCCCCGTTTGTCCTCTCACTGGCAGGTGGTAGTCTTCTACTGGTGTTAGTCGCATTAACCTTCTGGTTCATCATCGGACGAGATACCGCGAAACGTCATTTCGATGCAGCGGTCCAGGAGATGGAGGCAGGCAAATATTCTCAGGCGATTCAGCTGTTTGAACACTTTCTGGAAAATTATAGCAAGAGTGATTACGCCGACGAAGCACGGATTATGCTCAGTGAGTCGTTGGTGGAAAAAGAAATCTCCGGCTCGACACCGGCCTGGAATGCGGGTCTGGAAGCCACCAATCAGTTCATTAAAAAACACCGTGATGATTCTGATTTTAAAGCGCTGTATCCGACACTGGTTGATTATGGAAAGCGAATCGCATTAGGGGCCGTCAAAACTGCCAGTCGCACAAAAGAGCGCGATTTGTTAACGGTATCCGGTAATGCGGAAAAGATCCTGACGCGTTACAGTCCCCCCGATACTCCCCCCACAGAAACCTTAGCCAAAATCAAAGCGGGATATGAAAAAGCGGAAGCGGAAATCCTGCGCAAAGAAGTCTTTGATGTCGCCGTCAATCAGATTGAAGAATCCATAAAACAGAAAAACACTCTCGAAGCTCTGAAACAGAGACGACACCTGCTGGATCGTTATACCTATTATAAAGACGATCGCAAGATGATGACAGTATTGAAGCAAATACTGGAACTGGAAAAATCTCTCGTACAGTCCAGTAATGAAGCGGTACCAGCTGTGACAGAAGACTATCCGGAACCGTTTCCTCAGGCAGTCACGCTCTCACTGCATACGCGATCCCGATCCAATGAGGTTTCCGATGGTCGCAATGTGTTTGCCTTAGCCAATGGCAGCTGCTTCGGCATCGATTCCATCACAGGAGATCCCATCTGGCGTCGGCCGACAGGTCTGGATGCCCCGTTTGCTCCCTTAACGGTTGCAGGCAGTGAACCTTCCCTGCTGTTGTACGATTCGCGTCAGAATGAACTGTTGTGTGTCACTCAGAAAATCGGAAAACTGGTCTGGCGACAGCCTATGCCTTCCCGCCCGACAGGGAAACCCCTGGTGCACCAGGGGCAGATTGTGATTTCCTGCAGTGGAGGTGAGTTGCTCAATCTGGATCTACTGAAGGGAGACATCATTTCTCAACTCAAGTTTGCTCAGCCTCTCGTTGGCGCTCCGGGACTGGTCTCTGGCGAGCAGGCTGTGGCCGTTGCCGGTTTTGAAGCAGTGATCTATCTGGTGAGTCTGCGTCCCTTTGAATGTCAGAAAGTGGCCTCCCTCGGCCATCGACCGGGTACCATTCAAATCCCCATACTTTCGATGGGTAAACTGCTGCTGGTTTGTGAGAACGATCGCGCCGACTCTGCCATACTGCATGTCCTGGATGGAAACGGACAAAACGCAACCCTGAATGAACTGGAAAATGTCCGCATCAAAGGACAGGTCCACAGCGTCCCTGTCCTGCGTGGCAAACAGATGTTCTTTCCCACAGTTCCGGAACGCATTACTGCTTTTACTGTCACAGACGAAGAAGGGAAACGCAAGTTGACAGAAATTGCTTCATCTCAATTACAGGATCCACTATCCTGCCAGATCTATCTTTCTGCAGGCTCGGGTGGTCAACTCTGGATGTGCAGCTCTGCCTTGCGTAAATTCACGCTCCAGAACACGGGCATTAAACTGGACAAGAAAAAAATCGCCGAGGGTTTAGGTTCTCAGCCAATGCAGCTCATCGGCAACAACCTTTATCTGGCCCGCCGCCTGCTCTCATCCAATTCCGTTATCTTTACCATTGCCAACCGGGATGAAATGTCGAGCTCCTGGAAATCCATTCTGGGAACCGACATCGTCGCGACTTACCCCTACGGCGCAGGTGATCAACAGGGACTGGTCTGTATCACTTCCGACGGTGACATCTTCCGGCTGCGCGAGAATGACTTTGATGCTGCCGAATCGCCATTCAAAGAAAAATCCAGTACACAACTCAAGCTTCCGGACTCACTGGCTGCACCTCTCCAGTCCAGCCAGCTGACGGATGGAAAGATCGCTGTGTACTGTGGTGCTCCCGAGCCGACACTCTGGATACTGAATCAGTTTGGACAGTTGGAGCAGACGATCGATTTAAAGTTACCCCTCGATGCGCCCCCTGTGCTGATCGGGGATGGGATTGCACTGCCTTTTCGAAAGAAAATCTCTGTCTTTCGCAAAGGACGCGGACTGGATTCCGTACTGGAACACGTCCTCCCCGATGACGTTGATGCCAGCGTAAGCTGGAAACAGCTGATCCCGTCGGCCAAAGATCAATGCATTGCCATCACGTCGGCAGGCCAGATCTTCACACTGCAATATCGCACGAGTCCTGTACGACACCTGGCAGTACTCTCTGTCACGGATAAAAAACAACCCATCGATTTCAAGGCAGGCGTCGGAAAAGACTTACTGGCGGTGACGGATGCTTCAGGCTTACTGCAGTTGCTGGACCTGAAAACGGGCCACCCCAAAGCCAGGCTGCAGCTCGATATGCCTGCTACCAGCGATCTCTGGTTAATCGATCAATTTCTGTTTGTACAATCCAAACAGAATCTAATCTGCTATAACATCAAGCAGGGACTTGAGAAGATATGGAACCTGGAATTACCGAACACTTCACTGGCTGGTCCTCCTGTGATCATTAAAAACCAACTCCTGCTTTCCCTGCAGAATGGAAAGGTACAGTCTGTCGACTTACAGACAGGAAAAGTCTCAACCGAACTGATGGCACCTCTCCCGGCGATCGGCTCGGTCGTTAATCTTGAGAATTTCCTGCTTATACCGACCGTGGATGGCAGCCTGTATCGTATTGATCAGGCACTGCAGCAGAAAGGTCAGGCGTCACTATGA
- a CDS encoding MotA/TolQ/ExbB proton channel family protein produces MNYSLAPILNVAGIAIYVSLALTALYGVFCVILLVRQISQKRFMTQNAANEFLDQIHDDIENKNYESVINLCDSPPYWSKAVPQLILVAMANLERPAKKLRLLLAEKFERDILADLEYRMSWISTIVKSAPMLGLLGTVIGMINAFDKIGNMQESGGDPSQLAGEISFALFTTAAGLAVAIPLVMAGALIHVRIGKLQDSVQEHTGEFLEILEDSRKS; encoded by the coding sequence ATGAATTACTCCCTTGCACCGATATTAAATGTTGCCGGAATTGCCATATATGTATCACTGGCTTTAACCGCACTCTATGGCGTTTTCTGTGTGATTCTGCTGGTCAGACAAATCTCACAAAAACGTTTTATGACTCAAAATGCGGCGAATGAGTTTCTCGACCAGATTCACGACGATATCGAAAACAAAAATTATGAATCTGTCATTAATCTCTGTGACTCCCCCCCTTACTGGAGCAAAGCTGTCCCTCAACTGATTCTGGTTGCCATGGCGAACCTGGAACGTCCTGCAAAAAAACTCAGACTGTTACTCGCTGAAAAATTTGAACGGGATATTCTGGCCGACCTTGAATACCGTATGTCCTGGATCAGCACCATCGTCAAAAGCGCCCCGATGCTTGGACTGCTGGGAACCGTCATCGGGATGATCAATGCGTTTGACAAAATCGGCAACATGCAGGAATCAGGTGGTGACCCCAGCCAACTGGCAGGGGAAATCAGTTTTGCTTTATTCACCACTGCCGCCGGACTGGCAGTGGCCATTCCACTTGTGATGGCTGGTGCCTTAATCCATGTAAGAATCGGCAAATTGCAGGATTCCGTTCAGGAACACACGGGCGAATTTCTTGAGATTCTCGAAGACTCCCGTAAGTCATGA
- a CDS encoding TIM barrel protein, translated as MDYYSRRDFLKTAAAGSTLALGSGLSGSVFAEKKSEKQAQYGLVTYQWAKDWDLPTLLKNCETANVLGVEVRTTHAHGVERTLTADQRKEVAKRFADSPVTLVGIGSNERYDSPDPIVLKKAIADTKDFIKLSHDVGGTGVKVKPDSFHVGVPENVTIEQIGKSLNELGEFGAGFGQQIRLEVHGKCAHLPTIRKILDVAVHPNVAICWNCNKQDLEGAGLAANFAMVKDRLGATTHIHDLIHNPYPHKAFFELMAGANYTGWLMLEEGKQPETDTVAALAEQRKVFDKMWAQAQDS; from the coding sequence ATGGACTATTACTCACGTCGCGACTTTTTGAAAACTGCTGCCGCCGGAAGCACTTTGGCGTTAGGCAGTGGTTTGTCGGGTTCCGTGTTTGCAGAAAAAAAATCTGAAAAACAAGCCCAGTACGGCCTGGTGACATATCAATGGGCCAAGGACTGGGATCTGCCGACTCTGCTGAAAAACTGTGAAACGGCGAATGTCCTGGGCGTCGAAGTAAGAACCACCCATGCCCATGGGGTGGAGCGCACATTGACAGCAGATCAGCGGAAGGAAGTCGCGAAGCGCTTTGCGGACAGCCCGGTGACGTTAGTGGGAATTGGCAGCAATGAACGCTATGACAGCCCCGATCCGATAGTATTGAAGAAGGCGATTGCGGATACGAAGGACTTTATCAAGCTCAGCCATGATGTCGGAGGAACGGGCGTTAAGGTGAAACCCGATTCCTTCCATGTTGGCGTACCGGAAAATGTGACGATCGAACAAATCGGAAAATCGCTGAATGAACTTGGGGAATTCGGTGCCGGCTTTGGTCAGCAGATTCGACTGGAAGTACACGGCAAATGTGCTCATCTGCCCACGATTCGAAAAATCCTGGACGTTGCCGTTCATCCGAATGTGGCAATCTGCTGGAACTGTAACAAGCAGGATCTGGAAGGGGCAGGGCTCGCTGCGAATTTTGCGATGGTCAAAGATCGTTTAGGTGCCACGACACATATCCACGATCTGATCCATAACCCTTACCCGCACAAAGCGTTTTTCGAGTTGATGGCGGGCGCGAACTATACTGGTTGGCTGATGCTCGAAGAAGGTAAGCAGCCCGAAACAGACACAGTGGCTGCATTAGCTGAGCAACGAAAAGTCTTCGATAAAATGTGGGCTCAGGCACAGGATAGCTGA
- a CDS encoding ExbD/TolR family protein produces the protein MPIKFYCKKCGQRLSITSKKAGKAVACPACKSRITIPFESEEKHTEPPAAPPAVAEPSVPPRNEPPAPVPTPVADTPLDQEQDQLLHDLDDLGPIGESWDELLAGDWEQETEPESFSEPAPTVTHDRSESDSPVEQEPPQLESASEAMYEEDEDDFTEEPESEPVAETESAAALQPLNSVETDPEPVSSEIASAPAEISDLPVTSPQTETAANKYFPPEEDEDDDDEDDGFSIRSADSEFEEMDLTPMVDVTFLLLIFFMITASFSLQKSIQVPPPNPDEDGVSQSLQTLDDFREESIIVEIDNNNGIYVDDTKLSSPSEIVQAILDRRDADGKPKSELVLSAHKAARHETVVAVVDAANEVGMQKIRLASYKGPED, from the coding sequence ATGCCAATCAAGTTCTATTGTAAAAAGTGTGGTCAAAGGCTGAGCATTACCAGCAAAAAAGCGGGTAAGGCTGTCGCCTGTCCTGCGTGCAAGAGTCGGATAACCATACCTTTTGAGAGTGAAGAAAAGCACACTGAGCCACCCGCAGCGCCTCCTGCGGTAGCGGAACCGTCTGTCCCTCCTCGCAACGAACCACCCGCGCCGGTCCCCACACCAGTTGCAGACACACCACTGGATCAGGAACAGGATCAGCTTTTACACGATCTGGATGATTTAGGCCCGATCGGCGAAAGCTGGGACGAACTGCTCGCAGGTGACTGGGAACAGGAAACCGAACCGGAATCGTTCTCGGAACCCGCGCCCACAGTCACTCATGATCGGTCAGAATCAGATTCCCCTGTGGAACAGGAGCCGCCTCAGCTTGAATCGGCCTCCGAAGCGATGTATGAAGAAGACGAGGATGATTTCACTGAGGAACCGGAGTCGGAACCAGTCGCAGAAACGGAATCAGCGGCTGCTCTTCAGCCTCTCAACTCTGTGGAAACAGATCCAGAACCCGTCTCCAGTGAAATCGCATCCGCCCCCGCAGAGATCTCTGACCTCCCCGTTACATCACCCCAGACAGAGACTGCTGCAAATAAATATTTCCCGCCTGAGGAAGACGAAGATGATGATGACGAGGACGATGGTTTCTCCATTCGATCTGCGGATTCCGAATTTGAAGAGATGGATCTGACACCGATGGTCGATGTCACGTTCCTGCTATTAATCTTTTTTATGATCACCGCTTCTTTCAGTCTGCAGAAAAGTATTCAGGTGCCCCCGCCCAATCCGGACGAAGATGGCGTCTCGCAATCCCTGCAGACATTGGATGATTTCCGCGAAGAATCCATCATCGTTGAAATCGACAATAATAACGGTATTTATGTTGATGACACAAAACTCTCCAGTCCTTCTGAAATCGTTCAGGCGATATTGGACCGCCGTGACGCTGATGGAAAACCAAAATCAGAACTGGTACTGAGTGCTCACAAAGCAGCACGACATGAAACGGTTGTAGCGGTTGTGGATGCAGCTAATGAAGTCGGGATGCAAAAGATCCGACTCGCCTCTTACAAAGGACCAGAAGACTGA
- a CDS encoding MOSC domain-containing protein, with amino-acid sequence MWTLSSIAVYPVKSLDPVYVDQADLLPCGALAGDRQFALFDESEKLINGKQYPAIHQIRAEFDLGEQAVTLSVPQQSTKSVRFPLAVDQPELEDWLSDHLQTRVRIHENRETGFPDDPVASGPTIISTQTYEELSRWFPNISVDEMRLRFRANLEFAGDLPFCEDRLYSAEDPPVQFQIGSVTFDGSNPCKRCVVPSRSPWSGDGDTQFMKTFIQKRQETFPTWGDRSLFQNMYRLAVNTRLATSAEDVSLRLHVGDSLKLFK; translated from the coding sequence ATGTGGACGCTCTCTTCTATCGCCGTGTATCCCGTGAAATCTCTTGATCCGGTCTACGTCGATCAGGCCGATCTTCTTCCCTGCGGTGCACTGGCAGGAGATCGTCAGTTTGCCCTGTTCGATGAATCGGAAAAGCTGATCAACGGAAAACAGTACCCGGCGATTCATCAGATCCGCGCAGAATTCGATCTCGGAGAGCAGGCGGTCACACTGTCAGTCCCCCAGCAATCGACCAAATCGGTCCGTTTCCCGCTGGCTGTTGACCAGCCCGAACTCGAAGACTGGTTGAGCGACCATTTGCAGACCCGGGTCCGAATTCACGAGAATCGTGAGACCGGCTTTCCGGATGACCCGGTCGCGTCGGGACCAACGATCATCAGTACTCAGACCTATGAGGAGCTGTCGCGCTGGTTCCCGAATATTTCGGTCGATGAAATGCGGCTGCGTTTTCGAGCCAACCTGGAATTTGCCGGCGACCTTCCCTTCTGTGAAGACCGTCTCTATTCGGCTGAAGATCCACCAGTGCAATTTCAGATCGGCTCCGTCACATTCGACGGATCTAACCCCTGTAAACGCTGCGTGGTCCCCTCCCGTTCTCCCTGGTCGGGGGACGGCGACACCCAATTTATGAAAACATTCATTCAAAAACGACAGGAAACTTTTCCGACCTGGGGAGATCGTAGCCTGTTTCAAAACATGTATCGGCTGGCTGTGAATACAAGGCTCGCGACCTCTGCAGAGGATGTTTCCTTACGGCTACACGTGGGAGATTCGCTGAAACTCTTCAAGTGA
- a CDS encoding ExbD/TolR family protein, translating to MARKKTLFNGDTDGWKKRPAAGAGDDLDITPMIDVTFLLLIFFMVTSTMQATQDSDVPVARHGVGVDTRGSTIVLVHNDGNGLNGQSVVEMKEAGGTTEVSLEELTARVRERVQSGVMDVIIKADRGVPHGFVQEVTRAVTEVDGVKFYIGIEEKKNN from the coding sequence ATGGCGCGCAAGAAAACATTATTTAACGGCGATACCGATGGCTGGAAAAAGCGTCCGGCTGCCGGTGCGGGTGACGACCTCGATATTACGCCGATGATCGATGTCACATTCCTGCTGCTGATCTTTTTCATGGTCACTTCAACGATGCAGGCCACTCAGGATTCCGATGTTCCCGTTGCCCGGCATGGAGTCGGCGTCGATACGCGTGGTTCCACCATTGTCCTTGTACACAATGATGGCAACGGACTCAACGGTCAAAGTGTCGTCGAAATGAAAGAAGCAGGTGGCACGACTGAAGTCTCACTGGAAGAACTGACGGCCCGGGTTCGCGAACGTGTCCAGAGCGGGGTCATGGATGTCATCATCAAAGCGGACCGGGGCGTTCCGCATGGATTTGTACAGGAGGTCACACGTGCTGTGACCGAAGTGGATGGCGTGAAATTCTATATTGGAATTGAAGAGAAGAAAAACAACTGA